One Fusarium oxysporum f. sp. lycopersici 4287 chromosome 8, whole genome shotgun sequence genomic region harbors:
- a CDS encoding hypothetical protein (At least one base has a quality score < 10): MLSVPASSSTCTLEKKKIKKNVDGEIQEVEKEWSYFELTGFEYLTYQQYLQRVLQIGSGLRKLGLTSDDKLHIFGTTSIGWISTSHAAASQSISIVTAYDTLGPSGVEHSLVQTECSAMYVDSQLLKTASEPIKKSSVKTVIVNDRTIFAKGGELEAFRADHPDLKIVTLEELRQLGEDNPVEPNPAKPSDLYCIMYTSGSTGLPKGACITHEALIAGVTSLYTCVEECVSDKECILAYLPLAHIFEMALENLVMYIGGTLGYGNPRTLSDASMKNCAGDMREFKPTVMVGVPQIWETVRKGITAKLEAASPLLKNLFWGAYNWKAFASKNKLPLASLFDSIVFGKVRELTGGRMRFTMNGASGISDGTKNFISLVVAPMLAGYGLTETCANGSLGCPLEFSPDAIGPTPCACEVKLVALPELGYSTEAKVPQGEIWIKGLPVMTKYWNNPEETEKALTPDGWFKTGDIGEFNAQGHLRVFDRVKNLVKMQGGEYIALEKLESVYRGVQSVANVMVHADPEHSRPIAVIMPNEKVLHEKAKELGVDEHNLHTVHTNPKMVSFVLKDLQGAAKRAGLSSIEIVTGVLITDEEWTSDNVRTIPIAGWLEVLLMCLLPGTPHRYSEAEPTQDHRTLQEGYRCHPQEHRLVIND, from the exons ATGCTGTCGGTGCCcgcaagctcatcaacatgcacactggagaagaagaagatcaagaagaacgtCGATGGCGAGATCCaggaagtcgagaaggagtGGTCCTACTTCGAGTTGACTGGCTTCGAATACTTGACTTACCAACAGTACCTCCAGCGCGTTCTGCAGATCGGCTCCGGTCTACGGAAGCTGGGCTTGACCAGTGACGACAAGCTTCATATTTTCGGTACCACCAG CATCGGTTGGATCTCTACTTCCCACGCAGCTGCCTCACAGTCCATCTCAATTGTCACCGCCTACGATACACTTGGTCCCAGTGGTGTTGAGCACTCTCTCGTTCAGACCGAATGTAGCGCCATGTACGTCGATTCGCAACTCCTCAAGACTGCTTCAGAGCCTATCAAGAAGTCGTCCGTCAAAaccgtcatcgtcaacgaCCGAACGATCTTTGCCAAGGGTGGTGAGCTCGAGGCCTTCAGGGCCGATCATCCTGATCTGAAGATCGTCACTCTCGAGGAACTTCGCCAGCTCGGTGAAGATAATCCCGTTGAGCCAAACCCGGCTAAGCCATCCGACCTTTACTGTATCATGTACACTTCTGGTTCCACTGGTCTGCCCAAGGGTGCTTGCATCACCCACGAAGCTCTTATTGCTGGAG TCACCAGTTTGTACACCTGTGTCGAAGAATGCGTTAGCGATAAGGAATGTATTCTTGCCTACTTACCCCTCGCTCATATTTTCGAAATGGCCCTCGAAAACCTCGTTATGTACATTGGAGGAACTCTTGGATACGGAAACCCGCGAACGCTTTCCGATGCATCAATGAAGAATTGCGCTGGTGATATGCGCGAGTTCAAGCCCACTGTCATGGTTGGCGTTCCCCAAATTTGGGAGACTGTGAGGAAGGGTATCACAGCCAAGCTCGAGGCTGCCAGTCctctcctcaagaacctctTCTGGGGCGCCTACAACTGGAAGGCGTTCGCTTCTAAGAACAAGCTGCCTCTGGCGAGCTTGTTTGACAGCATCGTGTTTGGCAAAGTCCGTGAACTGACGGGTGGTCGTATGCGCTTCACTATGAATGGCGCCAGTGGTATTTCCGATGGTACAAAGAACTTCATTTCGTTGGTCGTTGCTCCCATGTTGGCTGGTTATGGCCTCACTGAGACCTGCGCCAATGGCTCTCTAGGCTGTCCACTTGAGTTCTCCCCCGATGCCATTGGTCCTACCCCTTGCGCTTGCGAAGTCAAGCTTGTTGCACTTCCTGAGCTGGGCTACTCAACTGAAGCCAAGGTTCCACAAGGTGAGATTTGGATCAAGGGTTTGCCAGTTATGACTAAATACTGGAACAACCCCGAGGAGACAGAAAAGGCCCTTACTCCTGACGGCTGGTTCAAGACTGGTGATATCGGAGAATTCAATGCTCAGGGTCACCTTCGAGTCTTTGACCGCGTCAAGAATCTCGTCAAGATGCAGGGCGGTGAATACATCGCCCTTGAGAAACTCGAGTCTGTGTACCGTGGTGTCCAGTCGGTGGCCAACGTTATGGTCCACGCCGATCCCGAGCACTCACGCCCTATTGCCGTTATCATGCCGAACGAGAAAGTCTTGCacgagaaggccaaggagctGGGTGTTGATGAGCACAACCTCCATACCGTCCACACCAACCCCAAGATGGTCAGCTTTGTTCTTAAGGATCTCCAAGGTGCTGCGAAACGTGCTGGTTTGAGCAGTATTGAGATCGTCACTGGCGTTTTGATCACCGACGAAGAGTGGACATCGGATAATGTAAGGACAATCCCAATCGCTGGCTGGCTAGAAGTTTTACTAATGTGTTTGCTCCCAGGGACTCCTCACCGCTACTCAGAAGCTGAACCGACGCAAGATCACCGAACActtcaagaaggatatcGCTGCCACCCTCAAGAGCACCGGCTCGTGATTAACGATTGA
- a CDS encoding hypothetical protein (At least one base has a quality score < 10): MLSVPASSSTCTLEKKKIKKNVDGEIQEVEKEWSYFELTGFEYLTYQQYLQRVLQIGSGLRKLGLTSDDKLHIFGTTSIGWISTSHAAASQSISIVTAYDTLGPSGVEHSLVQTECSAMYVDSQLLKTASEPIKKSSVKTVIVNDRTIFAKGGELEAFRADHPDLKIVTLEELRQLGEDNPVEPNPAKPSDLYCIMYTSGSTGLPKGACITHEALIAGVTSLYTCVEECVSDKECILAYLPLAHIFEMALENLVMYIGGTLGYGNPRTLSDASMKNCAGDMREFKPTVMVGVPQIWETVRKGITAKLEAASPLLKNLFWGAYNWKAFASKNKLPLASLFDSIVFGKVRELTGGRMRFTMNGASGISDGTKNFISLVVAPMLAGYGLTETCANGSLGCPLEFSPDAIGPTPCACEVKLVALPELGYSTEAKVPQGEIWIKGLPVMTKYWNNPEETEKALTPDGWFKTGDIGEFNAQGHLRVFDRVKNLVKMQGGEYIALEKLESVYRGVQSVANVMVHADPEHSRPIAVIMPNEKVLHEKAKELGVDEHNLHTVHTNPKMVSFVLKDLQGAAKRAGLSSIEIVTGVLITDEEWTSDNGLLTATQKLNRRKITEHFKKDIAATLKSTGS; the protein is encoded by the exons ATGCTGTCGGTGCCcgcaagctcatcaacatgcacactggagaagaagaagatcaagaagaacgtCGATGGCGAGATCCaggaagtcgagaaggagtGGTCCTACTTCGAGTTGACTGGCTTCGAATACTTGACTTACCAACAGTACCTCCAGCGCGTTCTGCAGATCGGCTCCGGTCTACGGAAGCTGGGCTTGACCAGTGACGACAAGCTTCATATTTTCGGTACCACCAG CATCGGTTGGATCTCTACTTCCCACGCAGCTGCCTCACAGTCCATCTCAATTGTCACCGCCTACGATACACTTGGTCCCAGTGGTGTTGAGCACTCTCTCGTTCAGACCGAATGTAGCGCCATGTACGTCGATTCGCAACTCCTCAAGACTGCTTCAGAGCCTATCAAGAAGTCGTCCGTCAAAaccgtcatcgtcaacgaCCGAACGATCTTTGCCAAGGGTGGTGAGCTCGAGGCCTTCAGGGCCGATCATCCTGATCTGAAGATCGTCACTCTCGAGGAACTTCGCCAGCTCGGTGAAGATAATCCCGTTGAGCCAAACCCGGCTAAGCCATCCGACCTTTACTGTATCATGTACACTTCTGGTTCCACTGGTCTGCCCAAGGGTGCTTGCATCACCCACGAAGCTCTTATTGCTGGAG TCACCAGTTTGTACACCTGTGTCGAAGAATGCGTTAGCGATAAGGAATGTATTCTTGCCTACTTACCCCTCGCTCATATTTTCGAAATGGCCCTCGAAAACCTCGTTATGTACATTGGAGGAACTCTTGGATACGGAAACCCGCGAACGCTTTCCGATGCATCAATGAAGAATTGCGCTGGTGATATGCGCGAGTTCAAGCCCACTGTCATGGTTGGCGTTCCCCAAATTTGGGAGACTGTGAGGAAGGGTATCACAGCCAAGCTCGAGGCTGCCAGTCctctcctcaagaacctctTCTGGGGCGCCTACAACTGGAAGGCGTTCGCTTCTAAGAACAAGCTGCCTCTGGCGAGCTTGTTTGACAGCATCGTGTTTGGCAAAGTCCGTGAACTGACGGGTGGTCGTATGCGCTTCACTATGAATGGCGCCAGTGGTATTTCCGATGGTACAAAGAACTTCATTTCGTTGGTCGTTGCTCCCATGTTGGCTGGTTATGGCCTCACTGAGACCTGCGCCAATGGCTCTCTAGGCTGTCCACTTGAGTTCTCCCCCGATGCCATTGGTCCTACCCCTTGCGCTTGCGAAGTCAAGCTTGTTGCACTTCCTGAGCTGGGCTACTCAACTGAAGCCAAGGTTCCACAAGGTGAGATTTGGATCAAGGGTTTGCCAGTTATGACTAAATACTGGAACAACCCCGAGGAGACAGAAAAGGCCCTTACTCCTGACGGCTGGTTCAAGACTGGTGATATCGGAGAATTCAATGCTCAGGGTCACCTTCGAGTCTTTGACCGCGTCAAGAATCTCGTCAAGATGCAGGGCGGTGAATACATCGCCCTTGAGAAACTCGAGTCTGTGTACCGTGGTGTCCAGTCGGTGGCCAACGTTATGGTCCACGCCGATCCCGAGCACTCACGCCCTATTGCCGTTATCATGCCGAACGAGAAAGTCTTGCacgagaaggccaaggagctGGGTGTTGATGAGCACAACCTCCATACCGTCCACACCAACCCCAAGATGGTCAGCTTTGTTCTTAAGGATCTCCAAGGTGCTGCGAAACGTGCTGGTTTGAGCAGTATTGAGATCGTCACTGGCGTTTTGATCACCGACGAAGAGTGGACATCGGATAAT GGACTCCTCACCGCTACTCAGAAGCTGAACCGACGCAAGATCACCGAACActtcaagaaggatatcGCTGCCACCCTCAAGAGCACCGGCTCGTGA
- a CDS encoding hypothetical protein (At least one base has a quality score < 10): MYNIDWSCIQALVSDSTACSIGWISTSHAAASQSISIVTAYDTLGPSGVEHSLVQTECSAMYVDSQLLKTASEPIKKSSVKTVIVNDRTIFAKGGELEAFRADHPDLKIVTLEELRQLGEDNPVEPNPAKPSDLYCIMYTSGSTGLPKGACITHEALIAGVTSLYTCVEECVSDKECILAYLPLAHIFEMALENLVMYIGGTLGYGNPRTLSDASMKNCAGDMREFKPTVMVGVPQIWETVRKGITAKLEAASPLLKNLFWGAYNWKAFASKNKLPLASLFDSIVFGKVRELTGGRMRFTMNGASGISDGTKNFISLVVAPMLAGYGLTETCANGSLGCPLEFSPDAIGPTPCACEVKLVALPELGYSTEAKVPQGEIWIKGLPVMTKYWNNPEETEKALTPDGWFKTGDIGEFNAQGHLRVFDRVKNLVKMQGGEYIALEKLESVYRGVQSVANVMVHADPEHSRPIAVIMPNEKVLHEKAKELGVDEHNLHTVHTNPKMVSFVLKDLQGAAKRAGLSSIEIVTGVLITDEEWTSDNVRTIPIAGWLEVLLMCLLPGTPHRYSEAEPTQDHRTLQEGYRCHPQEHRLVIND; encoded by the exons ATGTACAACATTGACTGGTCCTGTATCCAAGCACTGGTTTCTGACTCCACGGCGTGTAGCATCGGTTGGATCTCTACTTCCCACGCAGCTGCCTCACAGTCCATCTCAATTGTCACCGCCTACGATACACTTGGTCCCAGTGGTGTTGAGCACTCTCTCGTTCAGACCGAATGTAGCGCCATGTACGTCGATTCGCAACTCCTCAAGACTGCTTCAGAGCCTATCAAGAAGTCGTCCGTCAAAaccgtcatcgtcaacgaCCGAACGATCTTTGCCAAGGGTGGTGAGCTCGAGGCCTTCAGGGCCGATCATCCTGATCTGAAGATCGTCACTCTCGAGGAACTTCGCCAGCTCGGTGAAGATAATCCCGTTGAGCCAAACCCGGCTAAGCCATCCGACCTTTACTGTATCATGTACACTTCTGGTTCCACTGGTCTGCCCAAGGGTGCTTGCATCACCCACGAAGCTCTTATTGCTGGAG TCACCAGTTTGTACACCTGTGTCGAAGAATGCGTTAGCGATAAGGAATGTATTCTTGCCTACTTACCCCTCGCTCATATTTTCGAAATGGCCCTCGAAAACCTCGTTATGTACATTGGAGGAACTCTTGGATACGGAAACCCGCGAACGCTTTCCGATGCATCAATGAAGAATTGCGCTGGTGATATGCGCGAGTTCAAGCCCACTGTCATGGTTGGCGTTCCCCAAATTTGGGAGACTGTGAGGAAGGGTATCACAGCCAAGCTCGAGGCTGCCAGTCctctcctcaagaacctctTCTGGGGCGCCTACAACTGGAAGGCGTTCGCTTCTAAGAACAAGCTGCCTCTGGCGAGCTTGTTTGACAGCATCGTGTTTGGCAAAGTCCGTGAACTGACGGGTGGTCGTATGCGCTTCACTATGAATGGCGCCAGTGGTATTTCCGATGGTACAAAGAACTTCATTTCGTTGGTCGTTGCTCCCATGTTGGCTGGTTATGGCCTCACTGAGACCTGCGCCAATGGCTCTCTAGGCTGTCCACTTGAGTTCTCCCCCGATGCCATTGGTCCTACCCCTTGCGCTTGCGAAGTCAAGCTTGTTGCACTTCCTGAGCTGGGCTACTCAACTGAAGCCAAGGTTCCACAAGGTGAGATTTGGATCAAGGGTTTGCCAGTTATGACTAAATACTGGAACAACCCCGAGGAGACAGAAAAGGCCCTTACTCCTGACGGCTGGTTCAAGACTGGTGATATCGGAGAATTCAATGCTCAGGGTCACCTTCGAGTCTTTGACCGCGTCAAGAATCTCGTCAAGATGCAGGGCGGTGAATACATCGCCCTTGAGAAACTCGAGTCTGTGTACCGTGGTGTCCAGTCGGTGGCCAACGTTATGGTCCACGCCGATCCCGAGCACTCACGCCCTATTGCCGTTATCATGCCGAACGAGAAAGTCTTGCacgagaaggccaaggagctGGGTGTTGATGAGCACAACCTCCATACCGTCCACACCAACCCCAAGATGGTCAGCTTTGTTCTTAAGGATCTCCAAGGTGCTGCGAAACGTGCTGGTTTGAGCAGTATTGAGATCGTCACTGGCGTTTTGATCACCGACGAAGAGTGGACATCGGATAATGTAAGGACAATCCCAATCGCTGGCTGGCTAGAAGTTTTACTAATGTGTTTGCTCCCAGGGACTCCTCACCGCTACTCAGAAGCTGAACCGACGCAAGATCACCGAACActtcaagaaggatatcGCTGCCACCCTCAAGAGCACCGGCTCGTGATTAACGATTGA
- a CDS encoding hypothetical protein (At least one base has a quality score < 10), which produces MYNIDWSCIQALVSDSTACSIGWISTSHAAASQSISIVTAYDTLGPSGVEHSLVQTECSAMYVDSQLLKTASEPIKKSSVKTVIVNDRTIFAKGGELEAFRADHPDLKIVTLEELRQLGEDNPVEPNPAKPSDLYCIMYTSGSTGLPKGACITHEALIAGVTSLYTCVEECVSDKECILAYLPLAHIFEMALENLVMYIGGTLGYGNPRTLSDASMKNCAGDMREFKPTVMVGVPQIWETVRKGITAKLEAASPLLKNLFWGAYNWKAFASKNKLPLASLFDSIVFGKVRELTGGRMRFTMNGASGISDGTKNFISLVVAPMLAGYGLTETCANGSLGCPLEFSPDAIGPTPCACEVKLVALPELGYSTEAKVPQGEIWIKGLPVMTKYWNNPEETEKALTPDGWFKTGDIGEFNAQGHLRVFDRVKNLVKMQGGEYIALEKLESVYRGVQSVANVMVHADPEHSRPIAVIMPNEKVLHEKAKELGVDEHNLHTVHTNPKMVSFVLKDLQGAAKRAGLSSIEIVTGVLITDEEWTSDNGLLTATQKLNRRKITEHFKKDIAATLKSTGS; this is translated from the exons ATGTACAACATTGACTGGTCCTGTATCCAAGCACTGGTTTCTGACTCCACGGCGTGTAGCATCGGTTGGATCTCTACTTCCCACGCAGCTGCCTCACAGTCCATCTCAATTGTCACCGCCTACGATACACTTGGTCCCAGTGGTGTTGAGCACTCTCTCGTTCAGACCGAATGTAGCGCCATGTACGTCGATTCGCAACTCCTCAAGACTGCTTCAGAGCCTATCAAGAAGTCGTCCGTCAAAaccgtcatcgtcaacgaCCGAACGATCTTTGCCAAGGGTGGTGAGCTCGAGGCCTTCAGGGCCGATCATCCTGATCTGAAGATCGTCACTCTCGAGGAACTTCGCCAGCTCGGTGAAGATAATCCCGTTGAGCCAAACCCGGCTAAGCCATCCGACCTTTACTGTATCATGTACACTTCTGGTTCCACTGGTCTGCCCAAGGGTGCTTGCATCACCCACGAAGCTCTTATTGCTGGAG TCACCAGTTTGTACACCTGTGTCGAAGAATGCGTTAGCGATAAGGAATGTATTCTTGCCTACTTACCCCTCGCTCATATTTTCGAAATGGCCCTCGAAAACCTCGTTATGTACATTGGAGGAACTCTTGGATACGGAAACCCGCGAACGCTTTCCGATGCATCAATGAAGAATTGCGCTGGTGATATGCGCGAGTTCAAGCCCACTGTCATGGTTGGCGTTCCCCAAATTTGGGAGACTGTGAGGAAGGGTATCACAGCCAAGCTCGAGGCTGCCAGTCctctcctcaagaacctctTCTGGGGCGCCTACAACTGGAAGGCGTTCGCTTCTAAGAACAAGCTGCCTCTGGCGAGCTTGTTTGACAGCATCGTGTTTGGCAAAGTCCGTGAACTGACGGGTGGTCGTATGCGCTTCACTATGAATGGCGCCAGTGGTATTTCCGATGGTACAAAGAACTTCATTTCGTTGGTCGTTGCTCCCATGTTGGCTGGTTATGGCCTCACTGAGACCTGCGCCAATGGCTCTCTAGGCTGTCCACTTGAGTTCTCCCCCGATGCCATTGGTCCTACCCCTTGCGCTTGCGAAGTCAAGCTTGTTGCACTTCCTGAGCTGGGCTACTCAACTGAAGCCAAGGTTCCACAAGGTGAGATTTGGATCAAGGGTTTGCCAGTTATGACTAAATACTGGAACAACCCCGAGGAGACAGAAAAGGCCCTTACTCCTGACGGCTGGTTCAAGACTGGTGATATCGGAGAATTCAATGCTCAGGGTCACCTTCGAGTCTTTGACCGCGTCAAGAATCTCGTCAAGATGCAGGGCGGTGAATACATCGCCCTTGAGAAACTCGAGTCTGTGTACCGTGGTGTCCAGTCGGTGGCCAACGTTATGGTCCACGCCGATCCCGAGCACTCACGCCCTATTGCCGTTATCATGCCGAACGAGAAAGTCTTGCacgagaaggccaaggagctGGGTGTTGATGAGCACAACCTCCATACCGTCCACACCAACCCCAAGATGGTCAGCTTTGTTCTTAAGGATCTCCAAGGTGCTGCGAAACGTGCTGGTTTGAGCAGTATTGAGATCGTCACTGGCGTTTTGATCACCGACGAAGAGTGGACATCGGATAAT GGACTCCTCACCGCTACTCAGAAGCTGAACCGACGCAAGATCACCGAACActtcaagaaggatatcGCTGCCACCCTCAAGAGCACCGGCTCGTGA